Below is a genomic region from Gemmobacter sp. 24YEA27.
CGTGAAGCGGGCGTGCTGCCGGAAGGCCAGCACCTTTTCGCACCGGAATCGACCTCGATCGTTCACCATATGAACCAGGCGCTGCGCGCTCATAAGATGTTCCACCGCGACCAGCAGTATATTGTCCGTGACGATGAAATCGTACTGATCGACGAGTTCACCGGCCGCATGATGAAGGGCCGCCGGTTGTCGGACGGCCTGCATCAGTCCATCGAGGCGAAAGAGGGCGTGACGATCCAGCCCGAAAACGTGACGCTCGCCTCGGTGACCTTCCAAAATTACTTCCGCCTTTACAACAAGCTGGCCGGCATGACCGGCACTGCCGCGACCGAGGCGGAAGAGTTCATGCAGATCTACGGGCTGGGTGTGGTCGAAGTGCCCACCAACCGCCCCGTGGCGCGCAAGGACGAACACGATCAGGTCTACCGCACCGCCCGCGAGAAATTCCAGGGCATCGTCGAGACCATCCGCGAGGCGCATGAGATCGGTCAGCCGCTGTTGGTCGGCACCACCTCGATCGAGAAATCCGAAGAGCTTTCGGCCATGCTGAAAGCTGAAGGCATCGCGCATAACGTGCTGAACGCCCGCCAGCATGAGCAGGAGGCGAAGATTGTCGCCGATGCCGGCCGTCTGGGTGCGGTGACCATTGCGACCAATATGGCCGGACGCGGCACCGATATTCAGCTCGGCGGCAATGTCGAGATGAAGGTGATCGAAGAGCTTGACGCCAATCCGGATGCAGATCCGGTGGCGCTGCGCGCCCGGATCGAGGCGGAACATGCCGATGAAAAGGCGAAGGTGCTCGACGCCGGCGGGCTTTTCGTGCTTGCCACCGAACGCCATGAATCGCGCCGTATCGACAATCAGCTGCGCGGACGGTCGGGCCGTCAGGGTGACCCGGGGCGGTCCTCGTTCTTCCTGTCGCTGGAAGATGACCTGATGCGGATCTTCGGGTCCGAACGGCTCGACAAGATCCTCTCGACGCTGGGGATGAAGGAAGGCGAGGCGATTGTTCACCCCTGGGTCAACAAATCGCTGGAAAAGGCCCAGGCGAAAGTCGAAGGTCGCAATTTTGACGTGCGCAAGTCGCTCTTGCGGTTTGACGATGTGATGAATGACCAGCGCAAGGCCGTGTTCAGCCAGCGCCAGGACATCCTCAGGGCTGAACATGTCTCGGAAATTGCCGAGGATATGCGCCACCATGTGATCGACGACATGGTCGATGAATTCATGCCGCCGAAAACCTATCCCGACGCCTGGAACCTTGAGGGCCTGCGCGAGGCCGGCCGCCAGCGGCTGAACATGGATATGCCCATCGAGACATGGGCCGCCGAAGAGGGTGTCGATCAGGCCGCGATGGCCGAGCGCATCATCGAACACTCCGACCGCTATATGGCTGAAAAGCTTGAAGCTTTTGGCTCCACAACCATGGTGCAGATCGAAAAGCAGGTGCTTTTGCAGGCCATCGACGGCAAATGGCGCGATCATCTTCTGCGGCTGGAACACCTGCGGTCGGTGATCCATTTCCGCCAATATGCGCAGCGCGATCCGCTGAACGAATACAAGACCGAGGCGTTCCAGCTGTTCGAGACCATGCTTGGCAGCCTGCGTCTGCAGGTGACGGAACAGCTGTCGCGCATCCGCCCGCTCTCGAAAGAAGAGCAGGATGCGATGATGGCGCAATTGCTGGCGCAGCAACAGGCCGCCGCCGGGATCGAGGTCGGGCCGGCCGCTGCGCCTGCAGACCCCGCGCCCGCCGAACCCGCGCCGGCAGCCCCGCTTGCGTCAGGCTTTGACGAATCGGACCCTGCCAGCTGGGGCAATCCTGGCCGCAATGATCCCTGCCCCTGCGGATCGGGCGAGAAATTCAAACATTGCCACGGCAAGCTGGTCTGAAAATCCGGAAAAAATGACATAAAAGGGGCGGCATTAACCGCCCCTTTTCAATTCGGTGGTTCCCTTATGGGAAACATTCCACAGGCTCGCCACGGGATTGCCGCGATCTCTCGCGATATTGGCACCAATGCGGGCGATTCCGGGTATGCTGACTATGGGTACGAAACGCACTATTTTGCGCGTGACGGTGGTTCTCTTCCTTGCTCTGGGGGCGGGGCATCTTGTGCAGACGATGCATAAGAACCAGCCCGGGCAGGTGGCAAAGTCTGGTTCACTCGGTGGGCTGCAACAGGTTGTCGCCGGGGCAGAGCACCGGATCCGTCCGAAATCCGGGGATGACGCGCGCTCTGCCGTGACAGTCATCCATCCCCCGCAGATCCAGGATGAGCCCGTGGCCGCCCCTGCCCGACCTGTGCGCAGCGATGATCAGTCCGCACTGACCGGTGGCACTGACAGATTTGCAAATGTTGCGCTGCCGAGGCCTCTGGCCGCCATCACAGATCCTGGCGTCTGAGCATCACACCGCTGTGCCTGGCTCAGCTGAGGCCGGTTCCCTCCATTAAGGTGTTGAAGAATCCGGCATCGCAGCAGAAAATGGCGGTGGTGAATTAATCCCGGTGGGAAAAGATGCTAACGCGGCCAGGCGCGGCGATTTTCTTCGCTGTGCTGTCTTTCCTGTCTCACTCGCCTGTCGTGCAGCCCGCCCAGGCGCAGGATATCACGCTGATCTCGCGTGAGGGGAGTATCGTCCTGCCCGGCAGCCTTCAGGGCTATGACGGCGAGTTTTACCGGATCGAAACCGCCTGGGGGCTGCTGACCGTCGATGGCCAGGGCGTGATCTGCGAGGGACCCGCCTGTCCGGATCTGACCACCCCTCATGCCGATATCCGCGTGGTCGGCGCCCCGGATGCCGGGGCAAGGCTGTTGCCCGGCCTTTTCAGCAGCTTTGCCGCCGTGCGCGGATTGGCCTTTCGCGAAGTGGCACCGCAGAATGGTGCCTCCTGGGCGGCGCAAATCTACAAGGCACAGGATGAAACCGTCCTTGCCGATGTCTCTTTCTCGCCAATGCTGCCCGGCCAGGCCCAGGCGGCGCTGGCAAGTGGTGCCGCGGAAATGGAACTCTCCGCTTCGCCCTCGCGTGCTTCGGGAGCGCGCCCGATAGCGCTGGACGCCCTGGTGCCGGTTATGGCCCCGGGCAATCCGACGCCGAAGATCTCGACCGTAAATCTGGCGAAAGTTCTCGCCGGTCAGCTGAAGAACTGGCGCGAT
It encodes:
- the secA gene encoding preprotein translocase subunit SecA, translating into MLGLGTLAKKVFGTANDRKVKATRSLVSKINALEPEFAALSDEGLVAKTRDFQKRVQEGGESLDDILPEAFANCREGAKRSLGLRAFDVQLMGGIFLHQGNIAEMRTGEGKTLVAAFPAYLNALTGKGVHVVTVNDYLAKRDADTIGKVHAKLGLTTGVIYPWQPDPEKRAAYAADVTYATNNELGFDYLRDNMKGSIEEMMQRGHNFAIVDEVDSILIDEARTPLIISGPSQDRSDLYLSVDRLIPSLVEEDFTLDEKARNVTYTEAGNDHIEELLREAGVLPEGQHLFAPESTSIVHHMNQALRAHKMFHRDQQYIVRDDEIVLIDEFTGRMMKGRRLSDGLHQSIEAKEGVTIQPENVTLASVTFQNYFRLYNKLAGMTGTAATEAEEFMQIYGLGVVEVPTNRPVARKDEHDQVYRTAREKFQGIVETIREAHEIGQPLLVGTTSIEKSEELSAMLKAEGIAHNVLNARQHEQEAKIVADAGRLGAVTIATNMAGRGTDIQLGGNVEMKVIEELDANPDADPVALRARIEAEHADEKAKVLDAGGLFVLATERHESRRIDNQLRGRSGRQGDPGRSSFFLSLEDDLMRIFGSERLDKILSTLGMKEGEAIVHPWVNKSLEKAQAKVEGRNFDVRKSLLRFDDVMNDQRKAVFSQRQDILRAEHVSEIAEDMRHHVIDDMVDEFMPPKTYPDAWNLEGLREAGRQRLNMDMPIETWAAEEGVDQAAMAERIIEHSDRYMAEKLEAFGSTTMVQIEKQVLLQAIDGKWRDHLLRLEHLRSVIHFRQYAQRDPLNEYKTEAFQLFETMLGSLRLQVTEQLSRIRPLSKEEQDAMMAQLLAQQQAAAGIEVGPAAAPADPAPAEPAPAAPLASGFDESDPASWGNPGRNDPCPCGSGEKFKHCHGKLV